The Citrifermentans bemidjiense Bem genome window below encodes:
- a CDS encoding ChaN family lipoprotein codes for MQSITRVSDHEIVTFQQLTAKAKAADLVLIGEVHDKPAAHELQLSIIRSLQDHKQRMAIGLEVMQSNSQQQLDNWVSGKMTEEQFQPVFAQNWTYDWRLYREIFLFARDNKIPLVALNVPRETVIKVSRQGYKALTEEERKGLSIGTNADLNNTHTEFLKRTFQPLFESVSNGRVFQYFCEAQTLRNSGMAMTVAHYVKQQPKTKMVLLTGIWHAVKNAIPEQLDRSGNKMSSVVIMPEIQEFSGGKATTDVIDYLVQLPTP; via the coding sequence ATGCAGTCCATCACGCGTGTAAGCGATCACGAGATAGTCACCTTCCAACAGTTGACGGCAAAGGCCAAAGCAGCCGACCTAGTGCTGATTGGCGAGGTCCACGACAAGCCGGCTGCCCATGAACTGCAACTATCGATCATTCGCTCACTCCAAGACCATAAACAACGGATGGCTATCGGACTGGAAGTGATGCAGTCCAATAGCCAGCAGCAACTCGACAACTGGGTCAGCGGCAAAATGACCGAGGAGCAGTTCCAGCCTGTCTTCGCGCAGAACTGGACCTACGACTGGCGCCTTTACCGCGAAATTTTCTTGTTTGCCCGGGACAACAAGATCCCTTTGGTCGCCTTGAATGTCCCCAGAGAGACAGTGATAAAAGTTTCGCGACAGGGGTACAAGGCATTAACCGAGGAGGAGAGAAAAGGGTTGTCAATCGGAACCAATGCCGATCTCAACAACACGCACACCGAGTTCCTAAAGCGGACGTTCCAGCCGCTTTTCGAAAGTGTATCCAACGGGCGCGTGTTCCAGTACTTCTGCGAGGCTCAGACCTTGCGCAACAGCGGAATGGCGATGACCGTGGCGCACTACGTGAAACAACAACCGAAGACGAAAATGGTGCTGCTCACGGGGATCTGGCACGCCGTCAAAAACGCCATCCCTGAGCAGTTGGACCGAAGCGGCAACAAGATGAGCAGTGTAGTGATTATGCCTGAAATCCAGGAGTTCAGCGGCGGAAAGGCAACTACCGACGTAATAGATTATCTTGTCCAACTACCGACTCCGTAA
- the lexA gene encoding transcriptional repressor LexA — MEQLTARQTEVLQIITRHLETCGYPPTLREIAAQLGISGTLGVMKHLEALEKKGYLRRQEGSTRGITLCNQSQAASLPIVGVVRAGLLHPAIQDIEGHFAIDRSQLASGGAFFLRVKGDSMVHAHIVEGDLALVRPQPHASNRDIVVAMVDGEATLKRFYREADRIRLQPENPNYEPIIIEKGEQEVSIVGKVVGIYRQME, encoded by the coding sequence ATGGAACAGCTAACGGCACGACAGACGGAGGTGCTTCAGATCATCACCCGGCATCTGGAGACGTGCGGCTACCCCCCTACCCTGCGTGAGATTGCTGCGCAGCTTGGCATTTCGGGGACACTGGGAGTAATGAAGCATCTGGAAGCCCTGGAGAAGAAAGGATACCTGCGCCGGCAGGAGGGGAGTACCAGGGGGATTACGCTGTGCAACCAAAGCCAGGCGGCCAGCCTCCCCATAGTGGGAGTGGTGCGCGCGGGCCTGCTGCACCCGGCCATACAAGACATCGAGGGGCACTTCGCCATCGACCGCTCTCAACTCGCTTCGGGTGGCGCTTTCTTCTTGCGGGTCAAAGGGGACTCGATGGTCCACGCCCATATTGTGGAGGGGGACCTAGCGCTGGTGCGTCCCCAACCCCACGCCTCGAATCGGGATATCGTGGTGGCCATGGTGGATGGGGAGGCCACGCTGAAAAGGTTCTACCGCGAAGCGGACCGCATCAGACTACAACCCGAGAACCCGAACTACGAGCCGATCATAATCGAGAAGGGGGAGCAGGAGGTGTCTATAGTGGGGAAAGTTGTTGGCATCTACCGGCAAATGGAGTAG
- a CDS encoding porin, which produces MGEKVTIPPLDRSDMTSITLGASLLTPQQGGTTALPVAVFYHRRIKDEYRARYTVSLFVNELEYDRNLGSVELVTHFENYTLPVQQSEVLGGQEMKGTSLYWGTLLGSVGAGWRIPVYPREVDNDLRLQLLGRVGYFYADTGKDTAANLSVPNDTMLYGARARVHYDTMRRNLLELPHQGFAAGGDLDLMHRYKWSEQSATAARGGNRDYLQLSGYLAGAAGIPGRSERDRLIYCAYAGHTFNNNGDRFNAFRLNGASFPSEADDVVRPHYTGIIYDNIPVTSYATVSAGYRRELTFFLYLSLYGSYIWADRATVEGANRVTFRGKDGGAGTITLDSAFLWDSSFYLAYTWESGVIRNGRSGGGYTVMWNKLF; this is translated from the coding sequence ATGGGTGAAAAGGTCACTATCCCCCCCCTCGATCGCAGCGACATGACCTCCATTACGCTCGGTGCGTCGTTGCTCACCCCGCAACAGGGGGGGACCACTGCGCTCCCTGTGGCTGTTTTCTACCACCGGCGTATCAAGGACGAATATCGTGCCCGTTACACCGTCAGCCTCTTCGTGAATGAACTGGAGTACGACCGGAACCTGGGGAGTGTTGAACTGGTTACCCACTTTGAGAACTACACCCTGCCGGTGCAACAAAGCGAGGTCCTTGGAGGCCAGGAGATGAAGGGCACCTCCCTTTACTGGGGCACCCTTCTCGGGTCGGTGGGGGCGGGATGGCGTATCCCAGTGTACCCTCGGGAGGTGGATAACGACCTTCGGTTGCAGCTATTGGGACGGGTCGGGTACTTCTATGCCGACACCGGTAAGGATACCGCTGCTAATCTCTCGGTACCCAACGACACCATGCTCTATGGCGCCAGGGCTCGCGTGCACTATGACACCATGCGCCGCAACCTGCTGGAACTGCCGCACCAAGGGTTTGCCGCAGGGGGGGATCTGGATTTGATGCATCGATACAAGTGGAGCGAGCAGTCGGCTACCGCGGCGCGGGGTGGAAACCGTGATTACCTGCAGCTTTCAGGCTATCTTGCCGGGGCTGCGGGGATACCGGGAAGGTCGGAGCGCGACCGCCTAATTTATTGTGCCTATGCCGGTCACACCTTCAACAATAACGGAGACAGGTTCAACGCCTTCCGTCTCAACGGAGCCTCTTTCCCGAGCGAGGCCGACGACGTGGTCCGTCCTCACTACACCGGCATCATTTACGATAACATCCCGGTAACCTCATATGCCACCGTCTCAGCGGGTTATCGCCGCGAGCTTACCTTCTTTCTTTACCTTAGCCTGTACGGATCCTACATCTGGGCCGACCGGGCAACCGTTGAAGGCGCGAATCGGGTCACCTTCCGCGGCAAAGACGGAGGCGCGGGGACTATCACCCTCGATAGCGCCTTTTTGTGGGACTCGTCCTTTTATCTGGCCTATACATGGGAATCGGGTGTGATCCGAAACGGCCGGTCAGGAGGGGGGTACACCGTGATGTGGAACAAGCTCTTCTGA